One genomic window of Actinoplanes lobatus includes the following:
- a CDS encoding DUF2264 domain-containing protein, whose protein sequence is MPPSTAALDTRSDWTGFADRLLAAASRHASPRNALITLPGAEGGYGRAIDGLEGFARTFLLAGFRLAGENGRGLGDLAERYAEGLAAGTDPASPVTERWARLDEHGQAKVEAASIALILDMTRPWIWDRLDSAVQERIVDYLSPAVGDGTYPRINWVWFRLVVQTFLRSVGGPHSTAEMEEDLATHDTFRRADGWLSDGSSRAFDHYTGWALHLYPVLWSRMAGVDGPRPQDVARLDRFLTDALALTGGDGSPLLQGRSLIYRFAAAAPFWAGVLAGVPSHAPGRLRHAAGRVVGHFTGDGDLLTLGWHRPWPRLAQSYSGPGSPYWASKGLLGIALPADHPVWAAPAEPLPIDTGDVLHAARAPGWLIAGTRADGIVRVVNHGTDHGEPGVPGGDSPLYARLGYSTATAPVLDESGWTDPEDQSVVLADPAGRRSHRTGMRTLGVRIEEGLGVAGSVAEAHWLDQDPPGRDHGGGRPGKLRRAGRITTFSLVRGPWEIRLVRVDDAEPAAVRLRIGGWPVTGGTLISRLTPLTGDDAIAGISEHHDAGPLGDPVRVPWLDLPVPGPGTWIAVLVELSGERHETTCRVEIHGKQVRAVWPDAVLTHTRIDIEE, encoded by the coding sequence GTGCCACCCTCGACCGCTGCCCTCGACACCCGTTCCGACTGGACCGGGTTCGCCGACCGCCTCCTCGCCGCCGCCTCCCGGCACGCCTCGCCGCGGAACGCGCTGATCACCCTGCCCGGAGCCGAGGGCGGATACGGTCGCGCGATCGACGGCCTGGAGGGTTTCGCCCGCACCTTCCTGCTGGCCGGGTTCCGCCTGGCCGGGGAGAACGGCCGCGGGCTCGGCGACCTGGCCGAGCGCTACGCCGAGGGCCTGGCCGCCGGGACCGATCCGGCGTCACCGGTCACCGAGCGATGGGCCCGCCTGGACGAACACGGGCAGGCCAAGGTGGAGGCCGCCTCGATCGCCCTGATCCTCGACATGACCCGCCCCTGGATCTGGGACCGGCTGGACAGCGCCGTCCAGGAGCGGATCGTCGACTACCTGTCACCCGCGGTCGGCGACGGCACCTATCCACGCATCAACTGGGTCTGGTTCCGCCTGGTCGTCCAGACGTTCCTGCGGTCGGTCGGCGGGCCGCACTCGACGGCCGAGATGGAGGAGGACCTCGCCACCCACGACACGTTCCGGCGCGCCGACGGCTGGCTGTCCGACGGCTCGTCGCGGGCGTTCGACCACTACACCGGCTGGGCGCTGCACCTCTACCCGGTGCTGTGGTCGCGGATGGCCGGCGTCGACGGCCCCCGCCCGCAGGACGTGGCCCGTCTCGACCGGTTCCTCACCGACGCGCTGGCCCTGACCGGCGGCGACGGCTCCCCACTGCTCCAGGGCCGCAGCCTGATCTACCGGTTCGCGGCCGCCGCCCCGTTCTGGGCCGGAGTCCTGGCCGGGGTGCCGTCCCACGCCCCCGGGCGGCTGCGGCACGCCGCCGGCCGCGTCGTCGGGCACTTCACCGGCGACGGCGACCTGCTCACCCTCGGCTGGCACCGGCCGTGGCCCCGGCTCGCCCAGTCCTACTCCGGCCCCGGCTCGCCCTACTGGGCGAGCAAAGGCCTGCTCGGCATCGCCCTCCCGGCCGACCATCCGGTGTGGGCCGCGCCCGCGGAACCGCTGCCGATCGACACCGGCGACGTCCTGCACGCCGCCCGCGCCCCGGGCTGGCTGATCGCCGGCACCCGCGCCGACGGCATCGTCCGCGTCGTCAACCACGGCACCGACCACGGTGAGCCGGGCGTGCCCGGCGGCGACTCACCGCTGTACGCCCGGCTCGGCTACTCGACGGCGACCGCCCCGGTGCTCGACGAGAGCGGCTGGACCGACCCGGAGGACCAGTCGGTCGTCCTGGCCGACCCGGCCGGCCGCCGGTCGCACCGCACCGGGATGCGCACGCTCGGCGTACGGATCGAAGAGGGTCTGGGGGTTGCCGGGTCGGTGGCCGAGGCGCACTGGCTGGACCAGGACCCGCCCGGCCGTGACCACGGCGGCGGCCGCCCCGGCAAGCTGCGCCGGGCCGGCCGGATCACGACGTTCTCCCTGGTCCGTGGGCCGTGGGAGATCCGGCTCGTCCGCGTGGACGACGCGGAGCCCGCGGCCGTGCGGCTGCGGATCGGCGGCTGGCCGGTCACCGGCGGCACCCTGATCTCCCGGCTCACCCCACTGACCGGCGACGACGCGATCGCCGGCATCAGCGAGCACCACGACGCCGGGCCGCTCGGTGACCCGGTCCGGGTGCCGTGGCTCGACCTCCCGGTCCCCGGACCGGGCACCTGGATCGCCGTCCTGGTCGAGCTCAGCGGCGAGCGGCACGAGACCACCTGCCGCGTCGAGATCCACGGAAAACAGGTGCGGGCCGTCTGGCCCGACGCCGTCCTCACACACACCCGTATCGACATAGAGGAGTAG
- a CDS encoding carbohydrate ABC transporter permease, producing the protein MTTLLQTPPPRVAGDELQPVRRLSGGRRVLGYLTLGVAAVLVLLPFYWMVMSSLKSNNDVFTVPVQWIATDPVWSNYLDIWSKSDMTTWLGNTVLLSAVVTLLQVFTGSFAAYGFAKVRFPGRDVLFLAYIGTLAVPWQSYMVPQFVMMSKLQLTDTLWAIVALQAFGALGVFLMKQFYETVPDELIDAARIDGMSEYGIYRRIMLPLSVPALASLTLITLVTTWNDYLGPLLYLRSPDLWTIQLGLKSFINQYNAEYALIMTGSVLSVLPILVIFLAGQRYFVEGIATTGLKG; encoded by the coding sequence ATGACCACCCTGCTGCAAACCCCACCGCCCCGGGTCGCCGGCGACGAGCTCCAGCCGGTCCGGCGGCTGTCCGGAGGCCGGCGGGTCCTCGGCTACCTCACCCTCGGCGTGGCCGCCGTCCTGGTGCTGCTGCCGTTCTACTGGATGGTCATGTCGTCGTTGAAGAGCAACAACGACGTCTTCACCGTCCCGGTCCAGTGGATCGCCACCGACCCGGTGTGGAGCAACTACCTCGACATCTGGTCCAAGTCCGACATGACGACGTGGCTGGGCAACACCGTCCTGCTGTCCGCGGTGGTCACCCTGCTCCAGGTGTTCACCGGCAGCTTCGCGGCGTACGGCTTCGCCAAGGTCCGTTTCCCCGGCCGCGACGTGCTGTTCCTCGCCTACATCGGCACCCTCGCCGTGCCCTGGCAGTCGTACATGGTTCCGCAGTTCGTGATGATGTCGAAACTCCAGCTCACCGACACCCTGTGGGCGATCGTGGCCCTCCAGGCGTTCGGCGCGCTCGGCGTGTTCCTGATGAAACAGTTCTACGAGACCGTCCCGGACGAGCTGATCGACGCGGCCCGCATCGACGGCATGAGCGAGTACGGCATCTACCGCCGGATCATGCTGCCGCTCTCGGTTCCCGCGCTGGCCAGCCTCACCCTCATCACGCTCGTCACCACCTGGAACGACTACCTCGGGCCGCTGCTCTACCTGCGCAGCCCCGACCTGTGGACGATCCAGCTCGGCCTCAAGTCGTTCATCAACCAGTACAACGCCGAGTACGCGCTCATCATGACGGGCTCGGTGCTGTCCGTCCTGCCGATCCTGGTGATCTTCCTGGCCGGGCAGCGCTACTTCGTCGAGGGCATCGCGACCACAGGGCTGAAAGGATGA
- a CDS encoding ferredoxin-NADPH reductase, whose translation MTAARILRGAHLALTTNLLLAVACSPLLTVLLTSDPGRTWPLLVLFAPLGGPALVATFTVLRAYPDGVVLGFWRAWRGSARRALTAGGVATAALLVLGVDARWAWERPIGAVVLPLIAVAMTLIAVTTLLVLVVLAERPAVRLRDAARAGVYLAVRRWYLSLFSLAVLAVFEALLAARPALAIGIAASPLLYVVWANSRYTLAPALTTAAPTA comes from the coding sequence ATGACCGCCGCCCGGATCCTGCGCGGCGCCCACCTCGCCCTGACGACGAACCTGCTGCTCGCGGTGGCCTGCTCGCCGCTGCTCACGGTGCTGCTGACCAGCGACCCCGGACGGACGTGGCCGCTGCTGGTGCTGTTCGCGCCACTCGGCGGCCCCGCGCTGGTAGCCACGTTCACCGTGCTCAGGGCGTACCCCGATGGTGTGGTCCTGGGGTTCTGGCGGGCCTGGCGCGGCTCGGCTCGGCGCGCGCTGACCGCCGGAGGTGTCGCCACGGCCGCGCTGCTGGTCCTCGGCGTGGACGCCCGCTGGGCCTGGGAAAGGCCGATCGGCGCGGTCGTGCTGCCGCTGATCGCCGTCGCCATGACGCTGATCGCCGTCACCACCCTGCTCGTGCTGGTCGTCCTCGCCGAACGACCAGCCGTCCGGCTGCGCGACGCCGCCCGCGCCGGCGTCTACCTCGCGGTGCGCCGCTGGTATCTGAGCCTGTTCTCCCTCGCCGTGCTGGCGGTGTTCGAGGCGCTGCTGGCCGCCCGCCCGGCGCTCGCCATCGGTATCGCCGCCAGCCCGCTGCTGTACGTGGTCTGGGCCAACAGCCGATACACGCTGGCCCCGGCCCTGACCACCGCAGCCCCGACCGCATGA
- a CDS encoding extracellular solute-binding protein, producing the protein MKRSLAALTALLLALSASACSGDDAEESGPVTLTLAGWSLATTPEFKTLADGFRAAHPDIAVELKEYDAANYDTQMIADLAAGKAPDIYVQKNLKNFYTYQNGKQLLDVSDVAGKLGSGVGGLSSYQVDGKTWAIPYRQDSWVLFYNKALFDKAGVKHPDGSWTWDDYATVAKELTTKLKAAGDKALGTYQHTWQSTSQGFALGQTAGADLQSGDFGFLKPYYEKALDLQAAGAQVSFGDATTNSLTYQAQFGKQSAAMMPMGTWYIATLLSQQAKGDADTFAWGIAPAPQATKSTTGTAATPVTFADPTGLGINPKISESKIEAAKSFLAYAASADAAKALAGIGVTPADTATAADTIFTLKGAPTDDLSKFTFTTHDTKPENPVSKYTAPLQNILKDLHTAVLSGSKPIDAAITEAQDRAKNEVLSK; encoded by the coding sequence TTGAAGCGCTCCCTCGCCGCCCTCACTGCGCTCCTGCTGGCCCTCTCCGCCTCCGCGTGCAGCGGAGACGACGCCGAGGAGTCCGGCCCGGTCACCCTCACCCTGGCCGGGTGGAGCCTGGCCACGACACCGGAGTTCAAGACACTCGCCGACGGCTTCCGCGCCGCCCACCCGGACATCGCGGTCGAGCTCAAGGAGTACGACGCCGCCAACTACGACACGCAGATGATCGCGGACCTGGCCGCCGGCAAGGCGCCCGACATCTACGTGCAGAAGAACCTGAAGAACTTCTACACCTACCAGAACGGCAAGCAGCTGCTGGACGTGTCCGACGTGGCCGGCAAGCTCGGCTCCGGCGTCGGCGGGCTCAGTTCCTACCAGGTCGACGGCAAGACGTGGGCCATCCCGTACCGGCAGGACTCGTGGGTGCTGTTCTACAACAAGGCGCTGTTCGACAAGGCCGGCGTCAAGCACCCCGACGGCTCCTGGACGTGGGACGACTACGCGACCGTGGCCAAGGAACTCACCACCAAGCTGAAGGCGGCCGGCGACAAGGCGCTCGGCACCTACCAGCACACCTGGCAGTCCACCTCGCAGGGCTTCGCGCTGGGCCAGACCGCCGGAGCCGACCTGCAGAGCGGCGACTTCGGGTTCCTCAAGCCCTACTACGAGAAGGCCCTCGACCTCCAGGCCGCCGGAGCGCAGGTCAGCTTCGGCGACGCCACCACCAACAGCCTCACCTACCAGGCCCAGTTCGGTAAGCAGTCGGCCGCCATGATGCCGATGGGCACCTGGTACATCGCCACCCTGCTCAGCCAGCAGGCCAAGGGCGACGCCGACACCTTCGCGTGGGGCATCGCCCCGGCCCCGCAGGCCACGAAGTCGACCACCGGCACGGCGGCCACCCCGGTCACCTTCGCCGACCCGACCGGCCTCGGCATCAACCCGAAGATCAGCGAAAGCAAGATCGAGGCGGCCAAGAGCTTCCTGGCCTACGCGGCGTCGGCCGACGCGGCCAAGGCGCTCGCCGGCATCGGCGTCACCCCCGCCGACACCGCCACCGCCGCGGACACCATCTTCACGCTCAAGGGCGCGCCCACCGACGACCTGTCGAAGTTCACCTTCACCACCCACGACACCAAGCCGGAGAACCCGGTCTCCAAATACACGGCGCCGCTGCAGAACATCCTCAAGGACCTGCACACCGCCGTGCTGTCCGGCAGCAAGCCGATCGACGCGGCCATCACCGAGGCACAGGACCGGGCCAAGAACGAGGTCCTGAGCAAGTGA
- the iolB gene encoding 5-deoxy-glucuronate isomerase has translation MDYRYHCYIPAENGANSLPFNPCSLLDFQLLKLGAGETWSGHSGSREILAVILGGTAHFTVGGEKFAAVGGRANVFSGKPHSVYIPYGTDVTIEAVAPVEIALPSAPSDLATTPYVIEPGQVASGRWGAANFGRGYHQILTEIAQPTLPARRLIVGETFTPSGNWSTYPPHRHKNDNLPAEAAHEEMYYFRVAPAGGFGICRMYTDEGYEENFTVRDHGVHMMPEGYHTVVSAPGYTTYYLWFLAGTQRTQGAHEDTDLSWVTKTVPMLRDLGH, from the coding sequence ATGGACTACCGCTACCACTGCTACATCCCGGCCGAGAACGGGGCGAACTCGCTGCCGTTCAACCCGTGCTCACTGCTCGACTTCCAGCTGCTCAAACTGGGCGCGGGTGAGACCTGGTCGGGGCACTCGGGCAGCCGGGAGATCCTCGCCGTCATCCTCGGCGGCACCGCGCACTTCACCGTCGGCGGGGAGAAGTTCGCCGCCGTCGGCGGCCGGGCCAACGTGTTCTCCGGCAAACCCCATTCCGTCTACATCCCGTACGGCACCGACGTCACCATCGAAGCGGTTGCACCGGTCGAAATCGCCCTGCCCAGCGCGCCCAGCGACCTGGCCACCACGCCGTACGTCATCGAACCCGGACAGGTCGCCTCCGGACGGTGGGGCGCGGCCAACTTCGGGCGCGGCTACCACCAGATCCTCACCGAGATCGCCCAGCCCACCCTGCCCGCACGGCGGCTCATCGTGGGGGAGACCTTCACCCCGTCCGGGAACTGGAGCACCTACCCGCCGCACCGGCACAAGAACGACAACCTGCCCGCGGAGGCCGCGCACGAGGAGATGTACTACTTCCGGGTCGCCCCGGCGGGCGGCTTCGGGATCTGCCGCATGTACACCGACGAGGGGTACGAGGAGAACTTCACCGTCCGCGACCACGGCGTCCACATGATGCCCGAGGGATACCACACCGTGGTCAGCGCGCCCGGCTACACCACCTACTACCTGTGGTTCCTCGCCGGGACACAGCGCACCCAGGGCGCCCACGAGGACACCGACCTGTCCTGGGTGACCAAGACCGTGCCGATGCTGCGCGACCTGGGGCATTGA
- a CDS encoding glycoside hydrolase family 88 protein — protein sequence MTAIADQTGTAVTAALRTIDANLAAFGDRYPGDTTENGRYQPRPANTGWTTSFWPGMLWLAHDLTGDDTYRKAAAAHVRGFTDRIDRGVDLDTHDLGFLYTLSCVTAWRRGRDPEAKRAALAAADHLLSRVLPSAGIIQAWGDLADPRQQGRTIVDSLMNTPLLFWASRTTGDPRYAAAARRHTAQLRDHILRPDDTTYHTFYWDPATGEPLRGETEQGSADESCWARGQAWGIYGFTLNHQYTGDPTLLTAAVRCADYFLAHLPADGVAHWDLIFARDPATGEERDSSAAAIAVNGLLELAAAVPNRADRYRAEAGRILRSLIDGYSTLTRPDSNALLLHGVYDKPKDVGVDEGNLWGDYFYLEALTRATRPGWTHPW from the coding sequence ATGACGGCGATCGCCGACCAGACCGGAACTGCCGTGACCGCCGCCCTGCGCACCATCGACGCCAACCTCGCCGCATTCGGCGACCGCTACCCGGGTGACACCACCGAGAACGGCCGGTACCAGCCGCGGCCGGCGAACACCGGGTGGACCACCAGCTTCTGGCCCGGCATGCTGTGGCTCGCCCACGACCTGACCGGCGACGACACCTACCGCAAGGCGGCGGCCGCCCACGTGCGCGGCTTCACCGACCGGATCGACCGCGGCGTCGACCTCGACACCCACGACCTCGGCTTCCTCTACACGCTGTCGTGCGTCACCGCCTGGCGGCGCGGCCGTGACCCGGAGGCCAAGCGGGCCGCGCTGGCCGCCGCCGACCACCTGCTCAGCCGGGTGCTGCCGTCGGCCGGCATCATCCAGGCCTGGGGCGACCTCGCCGATCCACGCCAGCAGGGCCGCACCATCGTCGACAGCCTGATGAACACACCCCTGCTGTTCTGGGCCAGCCGCACCACCGGCGACCCGCGCTACGCGGCCGCCGCCCGCCGGCACACCGCCCAGCTGCGCGATCACATCCTGCGGCCGGACGACACCACCTACCACACCTTCTACTGGGACCCGGCCACCGGCGAACCCCTGCGCGGCGAGACCGAACAGGGCAGCGCCGACGAGTCCTGCTGGGCGCGCGGGCAGGCGTGGGGCATCTACGGCTTCACCCTCAACCACCAGTACACCGGCGACCCCACCCTGCTGACGGCGGCGGTCCGCTGCGCCGACTACTTCCTCGCCCACCTGCCCGCCGACGGCGTCGCCCACTGGGACCTGATCTTCGCCCGCGACCCGGCCACCGGCGAGGAACGCGACAGCTCCGCGGCCGCGATCGCGGTCAACGGGCTCCTCGAACTCGCCGCCGCCGTACCGAACCGCGCCGACCGCTACCGCGCCGAGGCCGGGCGCATCCTGCGGTCGCTCATCGACGGCTACTCGACCCTGACCCGGCCCGACTCCAACGCGCTGCTGCTGCACGGCGTCTACGACAAACCCAAGGACGTCGGCGTCGACGAGGGCAACCTGTGGGGCGACTACTTCTACCTCGAAGCCCTCACTCGCGCCACCCGTCCCGGCTGGACCCACCCCTGGTAA
- a CDS encoding carbohydrate ABC transporter permease, which yields MTTIADTRRRRGRVVARNTAVGWSFLLPNFAGFVILTMVPVGLLFYYAFTEWDVFGGATWTGLENFRQLARDASFWTALRNTLYYAAFHIPLTLGVSLGLALLLNRKLRGVAFFRTVAFFPYITSIVAIAQIWNMLFSPGFGPVNEVLRWIGVDNPPGWTTSADASMPAVIVVGTWRYMGYYMLLFLAGLQTIPAQLYEAALVDGASAWQRFRAVTLPGLRHTTFFITVLLTIESFKVLDLILVMTDGGPGQSTLVLSQYIFQKGFEENQFGYASAVSVVLFAICFVVTVVQFVVNKRRSA from the coding sequence ATGACGACGATCGCCGATACCCGCCGCCGGCGCGGCCGGGTCGTCGCGCGCAACACCGCGGTGGGCTGGTCCTTCCTGCTGCCGAACTTCGCCGGCTTCGTGATCCTCACGATGGTGCCGGTGGGCCTGCTGTTCTACTACGCGTTCACCGAATGGGACGTGTTCGGCGGCGCCACCTGGACCGGGCTGGAGAACTTCCGGCAGCTGGCCCGGGACGCCAGCTTCTGGACGGCGCTGCGCAACACCCTCTACTACGCGGCCTTCCACATCCCGCTCACCCTCGGCGTCTCCCTCGGGCTGGCGCTGCTGCTCAACCGCAAACTGCGCGGGGTGGCCTTCTTCCGGACCGTCGCGTTCTTCCCCTACATTACCTCGATCGTGGCCATCGCCCAGATCTGGAACATGCTGTTCAGCCCCGGGTTCGGGCCGGTCAACGAGGTGCTGCGGTGGATCGGAGTGGACAATCCGCCCGGCTGGACCACCTCGGCGGACGCTTCGATGCCGGCCGTCATCGTGGTCGGCACCTGGCGGTACATGGGCTACTACATGCTGCTCTTCCTCGCCGGATTGCAGACGATCCCGGCCCAGCTGTACGAGGCGGCGCTCGTCGACGGCGCGAGCGCCTGGCAGCGGTTCCGCGCGGTCACCCTGCCCGGGCTGCGGCACACCACCTTCTTCATCACCGTGCTGCTCACCATCGAGAGCTTCAAGGTCCTCGACCTGATCCTGGTGATGACCGACGGCGGCCCCGGCCAGTCCACCCTGGTGCTGTCGCAGTACATCTTCCAGAAGGGCTTCGAGGAGAACCAGTTCGGCTACGCGTCCGCGGTCTCGGTCGTGCTGTTCGCCATCTGCTTCGTGGTGACGGTCGTCCAGTTCGTCGTCAACAAACGCCGGAGCGCCTGA
- a CDS encoding heparinase II/III domain-containing protein yields the protein MRVPSADDRDAWTTVDAATLQALTERARASLGTPWPTPLAHDFARFHRDGDRDTYEQAVWARHERLARATALAAVTLEPVWLDEVTDGVVLFCEQSTWCWPGHDDMHARHGSVLPVVTDPCVDLGAGEVAADLAWIDHVLGGHLDGHVPGLRARIRHEVDRRVLTPFTERRDWHWLGLDGRVHNWNPWIHSNVLIATLALVDDPARRQRLIGLITEGLDRFGAALPADGAIDEGVHYWWYGACRYLEALEMLGATTAKPGVVAFPHRVHLGGPWYVNHADGPARPSYEQPWHVLHRLARLHGDKEAEAHAAAHRRPGEPVAHESPGLGYLLLALTDRDWAAVRPGGSPLPRDVWFPSTQVLLARSGAGGSTGLTLAVKGGHNDENHNHNDVGSFIVARDGAPVLVDPGRPTYTAQTFGPHRYEIWTMRSTWHNTPTIRGTEQAAGRAFAARAVVAGDAALTMDLAAAYPRDDIRSWIRAARLDRATGTVTIRDSWDLAPGPADPTVIHLVVAGDVTVSESRAEAGGVVITWAAVEAGDPGAKPPNADAVPAHTHTGPARADASPANADTGPFDPGVRRGGSSPGLPCTIVVRELDDPMLSDVWGDRLTRLDIDVTALGPVGTLELTVKETR from the coding sequence ATGCGCGTTCCGTCAGCCGACGATCGCGACGCCTGGACGACGGTGGACGCGGCCACCCTCCAGGCGCTCACCGAGCGCGCCCGGGCCAGTCTCGGCACGCCGTGGCCCACTCCCCTGGCCCACGACTTCGCCCGGTTCCATCGCGACGGCGACCGCGACACCTACGAGCAGGCCGTCTGGGCGCGGCACGAGCGACTGGCCCGGGCCACCGCCCTGGCCGCCGTCACGCTCGAACCGGTGTGGCTGGACGAGGTCACCGACGGCGTCGTCCTGTTCTGTGAGCAGAGCACCTGGTGCTGGCCGGGCCATGACGACATGCACGCACGGCACGGCTCGGTCCTCCCGGTCGTGACCGATCCGTGCGTCGATCTCGGCGCCGGGGAGGTGGCCGCCGACCTGGCGTGGATCGACCATGTGCTGGGCGGGCACCTCGACGGGCACGTGCCGGGCCTGCGCGCCCGGATCCGGCACGAGGTGGACCGCCGTGTGCTGACCCCGTTCACCGAGCGGCGCGACTGGCACTGGCTGGGCCTCGACGGTCGCGTGCACAACTGGAACCCGTGGATCCACAGCAACGTCCTGATCGCCACGCTCGCCCTGGTCGACGACCCGGCCCGCCGGCAGCGGCTGATCGGCCTGATCACCGAGGGCCTCGACCGGTTCGGCGCGGCCCTGCCCGCCGACGGCGCCATCGACGAGGGCGTCCACTACTGGTGGTACGGCGCCTGTCGTTACCTGGAGGCCCTCGAGATGCTCGGCGCCACCACGGCGAAACCCGGCGTCGTCGCCTTCCCGCACCGGGTCCACCTGGGCGGGCCGTGGTATGTCAACCATGCCGACGGTCCGGCCCGCCCGTCGTACGAGCAGCCGTGGCACGTCCTGCACCGGCTGGCCCGGCTCCACGGCGACAAGGAGGCCGAGGCGCACGCCGCCGCGCACCGCCGCCCCGGCGAGCCGGTCGCCCACGAGAGCCCGGGTCTCGGCTATCTACTGCTGGCGCTCACCGACCGCGACTGGGCGGCGGTCCGGCCCGGCGGGTCGCCGCTGCCCCGCGACGTCTGGTTCCCGTCCACGCAGGTGCTGCTCGCGCGGTCCGGGGCGGGCGGCTCCACCGGGCTCACCCTCGCCGTCAAGGGCGGCCACAACGACGAGAACCACAACCACAACGACGTCGGCAGCTTCATCGTGGCCCGCGACGGGGCGCCGGTGCTGGTCGACCCGGGGCGGCCCACCTACACGGCGCAGACGTTCGGGCCGCACCGCTACGAGATCTGGACCATGCGATCCACCTGGCACAACACACCCACCATCCGGGGTACGGAACAGGCGGCGGGCCGTGCGTTCGCGGCGCGGGCCGTGGTCGCCGGCGATGCGGCGCTGACCATGGACCTCGCGGCCGCCTACCCCCGCGACGACATCCGTTCCTGGATCCGGGCCGCCCGGCTGGACCGCGCGACCGGCACGGTCACCATCCGGGACTCCTGGGACCTGGCGCCCGGCCCCGCCGATCCCACCGTGATCCACCTGGTGGTGGCCGGAGACGTGACCGTGTCGGAAAGCCGTGCCGAGGCCGGCGGCGTGGTCATCACCTGGGCAGCCGTCGAGGCCGGCGATCCCGGCGCGAAGCCGCCGAACGCGGACGCCGTCCCGGCGCACACGCACACGGGACCGGCAAGAGCGGACGCCAGCCCGGCGAATGCGGACACGGGGCCGTTTGATCCGGGCGTGCGTCGCGGAGGATCATCGCCCGGTCTACCGTGCACCATCGTCGTGCGGGAGCTGGACGACCCGATGCTGTCCGACGTGTGGGGCGACCGGCTGACACGCCTGGACATCGACGTCACCGCGCTCGGCCCCGTCGGTACCCTCGAACTGACCGTCAAGGAGACGCGGTGA
- a CDS encoding substrate-binding domain-containing protein: MSTSDKRGPLQVARRARLLEQLQRDGVLRVSDLTDALGASTVTIRRDIAQLASEGLVRRVHGGVALPTADDLRDPELDGPTGGSVGMLVPSLDYYWPHVARGAESAARELDLRIVLRGSSYQTEDDRPQLNRLVDQGVDALIVAPRMDVPTARLTIEWLAGTGLPVVLLERTAHAGPHHAFLESVVTDHAQGAGMAVRHLTGLGHEKVGVVLAQPSPTRPHVRRGWLEAADDCGLDVTGTVDMLVPDAQSPDCRAALDRVIDRCLETGTTALLVHADAEAIALVERCEERHLSVPGDLSVIAYDDEVAGLFSPALTAVRPPRGSIGVAAVRLAADRLADPRRPVHRVMISPSLQVRDSVATLRRPPAK, from the coding sequence GTGAGCACTTCTGACAAACGCGGGCCGTTGCAGGTGGCCCGGCGAGCGCGGCTGCTGGAGCAGTTGCAGCGCGACGGCGTGCTGCGCGTCTCCGACCTCACCGACGCGCTCGGCGCGTCCACCGTGACGATCCGCCGCGACATCGCCCAGCTCGCCTCGGAGGGCCTGGTCCGGCGGGTGCACGGTGGTGTCGCCCTGCCCACCGCCGACGACCTGCGAGACCCGGAGCTGGACGGGCCGACCGGCGGCAGCGTCGGCATGCTCGTGCCGTCGCTCGACTACTACTGGCCGCACGTGGCCCGCGGCGCCGAGAGTGCGGCCCGCGAGCTGGACCTGAGGATCGTGCTGCGCGGTTCGTCGTACCAGACGGAGGACGACCGCCCCCAGCTCAACCGGCTGGTCGACCAGGGTGTCGACGCGCTGATCGTGGCCCCGCGGATGGACGTGCCGACCGCCCGGCTCACCATCGAGTGGCTGGCCGGCACCGGTCTTCCGGTCGTCCTGCTGGAACGCACCGCCCACGCCGGGCCGCACCACGCCTTCCTCGAGTCGGTCGTCACCGATCACGCGCAGGGCGCCGGCATGGCGGTCCGGCACCTGACCGGCCTCGGCCACGAGAAGGTGGGCGTGGTCCTGGCCCAGCCGAGCCCCACCCGCCCGCACGTGCGCCGCGGCTGGCTGGAGGCGGCCGACGACTGCGGCCTCGACGTGACCGGCACGGTCGACATGCTGGTCCCGGACGCCCAGTCCCCCGACTGCCGGGCCGCCCTGGACCGGGTGATCGACCGGTGTCTGGAGACCGGCACGACCGCGCTGCTGGTGCACGCCGACGCCGAGGCGATCGCCCTGGTCGAGCGGTGCGAGGAGCGGCACCTCTCCGTGCCCGGCGACCTGTCCGTGATCGCGTACGACGACGAGGTGGCCGGTCTGTTCAGCCCGGCCCTGACCGCCGTGCGACCACCCAGGGGGTCGATCGGCGTGGCCGCCGTCCGGCTGGCCGCCGATCGGCTCGCCGACCCGCGCCGCCCGGTCCACCGCGTCATGATCAGCCCATCGCTGCAGGTGCGCGATTCGGTCGCCACCCTGCGCCGGCCACCGGCCAAGTGA